The DNA window AAATGAATGAAATTAATACATGAATGCACGTGATATCGAAAAGGTGTATACACAAAAAATTATCGCATCAGGATAGGTGGCTTTTGGAATTGAACTTGATGTCTTGTACGGATATTTTCAGGGCACAAATTGAACTCGATGTCTTGAACTTATTGGTAGTTTATCTAAAACCAGACAAGAGTACCTACACGATAAGTTCCTTATCATTAACATTTGATTCTTTATCGGTTGTGTTCGTTTTGACCATTGAACATTTCTTGGTTTCATAAGTATTTATTGAGGTCGTTCGTCCTCATAATTATATAGATGGTATCGTTTTTTAAAGTATCATATTGTACTCTTCTTTTTACAAGCTAAGGAACGATTAAAAGTCCAATATTTAACTTCACTATATTGGTAAGCAATAATACTCGTCGTTCTAAGAATGAGAAGTTAAAAGTTCTCGAGTGTTAActcaatttttcataatttggTTGCCACATTGAACCAAGATCTTAGGATCTCCAATCAACAAAGTAGGGTTTCataatgaaaattttatttgtagGTATTAAACTCATTCTTTTCGGCAAATTGTACACTTGATCTTTATTCAATGATTTCGTAAGTGGATCCGCCAAGTAATCTTTTTATTTAACATAATCAATAGAGATAACCCATTTGAGATCAATTGTTGCACTGTATTATGTCGAGACTTATAATTTTAGATGTTTTGTTCTTTTGCAATTATCGATTGACTGTCACAATGTATCATTATTGTAGGCACTGAACTTGTCCAACAAGGGATATCTTCCACAAAATTATGAAGCCATTCTGCTTCTTCTGCAGCCTTGTGTAGTGCTATAAATTCAGATTTCATAGTGTATCTAGCAATGCAGATATGTTTTGATAACTTCCAAGAGACTGTGTCACCACCAATGCTAAAAGACAGCCACTAGTGGATTTGGAATCTTTGGTGTCATAAATCCAATTATCATCACTATATCCTTCTAGCACCACATGATATTTTGTATAGTTAAGTCCATACTCTACAGTGTGCCTTAAATATCTAAAAATCCTTGTCAAAGCCTTCAGATGAGCATCACTAAGATTGCTCATAAATCAACTCAACTTATTTATCGCACATTCGATGTCCAGTCGAGTACATTTAGTGATGTACATAAGGCTTCTAATAATTTTGGAGTATTCAAGTTCAGACATTGGCTATCCATGTTTTTACCTAATAGACACTCACATCTATAGGCGTTTTTACGAGAAACGAGTCATAAGCATTAATCTTTCTAAAGACAGTTTCAACAtaatgagattgagataggactATTGCTTATGAAGTTCTAGAGAATTTAATTCCTAGAATAACATCGGGAATACCCACATCTTTTATATCGAAATGTTTAGTCAACATTTTCGTTGTTTCCTTGGTCATGTCTTGATTACTCTCTATTATAAATATGTCATCTACATATAACAACACTATTACATAAGATTCTCGATAGTATTTAATGTAGACACATTTGTCACATTCATTAATCTTATAACTATTTGAAAACATCACATTGTCAAACTTCTCATGCCAGTATTTGGGCATTTGTTTAAGTCCATATTGGGACtttatgtgtggggacccggacgctaatcatgttcttaatcgttattgggactaattaatcaattataataatcagggtctaaatttttttttaaaatgcggaaggtaatggaatcaaactcctatacatatcagtataaaattataaatctgataaaatatacaatcatacatactcaggttcaacaactactatcaagtgttcaaaccctagctctaatccaagtccggtatcaccactctaatctcggtctgtcttcatctctgtgaccctgtacctgtcccacatgttgtcatgcacacatacaaacaagacaacagtcggataactccggtgagatataaatatctcagtataaacaatgtattaaacgcaatcatataaaacatatataaaagcataaacaaacatccaaacatgtatccaatctgactacataaatcaatgactcgtgatctaatcttatcttatctcaaatctagggatctcaatctaatttagactttggtattctgtatcgagtgtctgagatagacgtcgatctacatctaaggctcttcgatacaccgtaagtctagagtcttatcggttctgagaaagactcggcggttctgccctagctaggctgatctgccctagactcggactctgactctgttctaagttaatacattaacatatcaatctgataatctgcaaatatcaatgcaataaagtaaagtatgtgatttagggaaactcaagtcaaacctaactcgagttctgcaatcccgaatcaacatttatttatacctttcttgctgtcgctctgatacaatcaaagtcttgattcaaagtctgtcactgttcaatctggcaatgacaataccaatattatgtatcaatattctaatccaaTCACAACGTCTCTGTGATAGTACAaccgtacaatcttgcgatactgataatactatatcagtctatatcaattccaaacatttacaatcaaccatcgtacaaatctgatatcaattctagtcaatttcattctgaaattcataacaattccatattcagtccgtttcttaatctgacttcgattctacactaacatgtcaagaataacatatatgacgtgtattcaattctaacaacatcataatttcaaaacatgtcaaaacgtagtaaaacttacgtcttgtagtagcctgcgttgataggaacacagtactgaagtcggatttaaaatctaacggacggattgatcgtaaaatCGAATTTTGAAATCAAAAGCTATTTTCCTTCCTCGGCTTCGTTTTCTTCTTTTCTGAAGAAGTTtcgcatgtttatatatatatatatatatatatatatatatatatatatatatatatatatatataccaacgtACATGCAAAAGCCAAGTGTCGATTTTCtcttctgcatgtctcgcgcatgtgcgcgccgtgaagtcgcgcatgtgcgcgcatggttcTGGACTTAACTttggctactggacacctcgcgcatatgcacgcccatacgccgcgcatatgcgccaagtgtTCTGCctcctccgcgcatgtgcgcctatacatatcgcgcatgtgcgcgaggacaGGGCTTGGCACCTTTTGTCAATTATTTTCTTGACTTTCCCGGTCTGATTCGTTCTGtctataatcgtctcgattaatctataaatcatttcagattaatctcaaattacggtaataaaatctcgggcattacattatgAGTCGGCAAACTTTCCTTTCTTGACCCCGAACAATATAAACTTCGGGTTATTCCATATATATCTCATCTTCAAGTTCACCATTCAAAAATGTGGATTTTGACATCCATTTAGTGTATTTCAATGTTATGCAAAGCTACAATTGCAATAAGTACACAAATGAAAGATATTCTTGAAACTGGTGAGTACGTATTGAAAAAATCAAAGTCTTCCTTATGTCTATAACCTTAGGCACCAGATTCAAATAATGTATAGTTTCAAACTGGAGAGTTGGAAGCTTTTCGACTTCggttatgataaaaaaaaaaaaaaaaaaaaaaaaaccaatcaGATTAAATAATGTATAGTttcaatttataattttaacttaaataaatttttgtagACAATGTTCATTATTTTCATTCTCATGTGAATGTCTTGACCTTTTTTAACTCAAATGAGTTGATGTACTTCGATTTCACAAAACAATCAAAATGGACAAAATCATGTTAGTGTTAATCTAATGTGTATTGTttcgattgatttatgtataTTTAATGTGTATTCTTCAATTTTATCCGTATGCTTTTTATTTGTAGAGTATATAggtttttatgttaataataaTAGATTTAATTTTTCCGTACAAAAATTGAATAAGGAACTTGCATATACATGcattagattttgatataaacaataaacttATCCCTAATATATATGTCTTCTTGTTATTTTAATTTGTGTATTTGTTAAAATGTTTAGGAATTCAATCTCTAATACCGTCTTTTAGATTCGAGTCAACtgaaatataatatcatttaaatTGAAACATATTCAATGTAAATTATTTAGCACAAAATTTTCAATTTCTGTAATTCTATAATTATAATGATTTTACTTcattttgaaaacatttttaattaataCACTTTTTTGTTAAACAATTAATACACTTAATTAACtgtaagtttttttaaaatcatattttaatttcattCAGATATGTGATATTTTATCGACAAAAAATTGCTTGGTTTTTTTATGCAACTACAATGCACGTTCTTCTTCTAATTATTCTTATAATGTAAATGTATTTGATCacatttttttctattttataataatttcataTGATGATTTATGGTAATTTGAATAAGTTTTTTTGTCAATCAAGACATATTCTTTAACACGATATTGTATTGTTTCTTCATTTTTTTCgagtaattaaatttttatataacatgtgttcaaattattttatttccccAAATTGGATATGTGAAATTGTTTAACATATTTTCAACTATCACTGTGTTAAGttgatattatttatttacatatgatttttatggtttctctattttaaattttaatttttcagacTTCAAATCTGAGTTTTTATTTGTAATGTATATATAATgtttatcttttattattattaaacaattataattttgatttgTCAATGGAtagattttttaatataattgattCGATGAAAATGTTAAGAAATATTatgtatttcaaaataaaaatatgtagttATTTCTTGATTCTTAATTCTCTTcatttcttcatttttttcctttcatttcattttaaaatatgatagtAAATCAAATTTTGTACCCACGAATAATTAGATTATGACGACGTCGAAGTAGATGTCATTTCTTAAAAATAGAAAccaaagtaaaaaaataatttatattttaaatttgctATATAGATATGTGTTCATCTTTCTCACCTTTTATTATTTGTATTTAAACAAGATAAGATGAACTTTTATCAtcttattttaaatagtcaatttgttatttattcattgaatattattattttaaaacataattatCCAACATCTTTGAAGGAAAATTGAAATTATCATAATTTGATTTTAAAGTGATGTATAACCTAAAATATAAGGCAATATATGAGCCCAAATGAGATAGTTGAAAACTTATTTAAGTATGAATTTAGTTCATTTGCAGGGAATATATATGTGTAAACTAAAGAGAATCAAACAAGAAACATCAAAAGTTTCATTTCAAATTAGACAAATTAGTCACTAAGAACAATGATGTTTTGTCAATGGTGGTGAAAGATATTGAAAAACCAAGCAAGACTTCAAAAAACCAAGAGGAAATAAAATGTAGTAAGACTCGAAGTGTCAACGActcaaataaacaacataagGTCATAAGAAAAAACAAGACAAATATCAAAGAGATTAATCAACATCAGATCtgatgataaaaaaaaagaatgaaAATAAGATATGATGATGAAATTGCTAAATTTAATCGAACAAACAAGTgggaaatttcttttaaaaaataaaaaagatattGAACGATTCAAAAATCAAACAAGAAAAAATTTGGATAAATTAATCGTTGTTGTTTGAAATGATAGATAAACTGTGAATAATATTTGTTATTGAATAATATGTGAAAATCTATGTATCTGAGCTGATTTGTAAATTTGCGATCAATATTCATAATGCACTCAAATTCGTGACCCACGTTCTTTGCTACCAGTTAACATAAAACTGTAACAAAGAAATGAATCTATCTATGTTAAAGGATGTATTGAAGTCCAAGCAGAAGCAGTGTATAGGCTAGTTCCCTTCCATCCTAGCCTTAATGTTCCATCTCTCTGCTCAAGGCTATAGCCATGTGCAGGCGGAAACATGTTCAGTATCAGCTGTGCTTGAGCCAATGAATTTTTGCTTATTGGTATCGGGACGAATCCATTTGTCGAAAGTTCGCTCCTCCAGTGCCTGAACTTGTTCTCCCCAGTTCTGGCTGGGCCCCCTATTGCCAGCACGTTGTTGATCTCCCCATATAAGAGGCTGTGCTCCACTTTATGTCGGGCTGGATTGTCTTGGGCCAAGAAATTTCCCAAAGAGTCGAAAATGGTTGAGTAATAGTGGAGAGAGCTAACAAACCTGTCTAAAAATGAGCCCTCGAATGCAATCTCTTGCTCCACTAATGTGATCACTCGGGGGCTGAGCCCCTGGAGGAGTCTCAGTGTCTTCCAGTCGGGCCCGGTTGTGTCGTATAAAGAGTGCTGCAGCCAGTGCACTGCTAATGCTTCACCTCTTCTCATATGAAGCTGAGAGATATCTGCTATGTCTCCACACTTCTTGTCTACTGGATGGAACTCAAAGTACATTCTGAGGCGCCTGGCGAAATTGGAGAGCTGATTTCCAGTCTCAACCAGTAGCTCCATCGAGCTCCCCAGACCGGTCATACGCACGTGAGGTGGGCCCTCAGCCCGAGTAGCCAGAATATGAAACAAGGCCGGCCATTGCAAGCCTTGCATAATATCAAGATCAATAATATGAACCTTGTCGTGGTGATGCAATGCCTCCAAGATTGCCTGGTTCGAAGTAAAATGAGCAAACTTTACAAATGGGGAAATATGGTTGTACGCTTGGAAGGCATCATGCAGAGAATTGCAATTGATCAGAGGTGAGGATACCCCCAGCCAAGAGTTGATCACCCTGCTAGACATTGCCATTGCGAAATAGGCAACAACTCTTTCTGCACAGGAAGAACTATAAGGGGAAGCAGTTTGCTTAAGTTCAAGCAACATTCTGTGGGCTTCACCAAGATTATCCAGAGATATAGCAGCAGCACATTCCAACAAAAGACCAAGTAACTTTAACCCCGATTCATCGGCTGATCTAGCATTGATCATAAGCCCTTTAACGCTCTCAAAACCCAAACCGTTTTTATCTTCCTCAATCTGATGATCAGTGCACCATTGATGAGAATGGTGTGGCACGAATCCCAGGCTCTCATCAGAATCTTTTTTTGTGCCTTTTTTTGGCTGTAGCTCATCAAACAGCACTGAAGCCACACCCGCACCATCCTCCACCTGGAAGTTGATGGTTTCGTTTTCATATTCAGTCAAGTCTTCGATAAGCTGCTTAGTGACATGCTCCACCCATTGAGACAATTTGTTTCTCTCCGAAACGTTATCAGAATCGATCCCAGACATGGCATTACTGGGGGAGTTCATCTGCTCCTGATGAGAGCCTCCTCCAAGCATCAGAaaaaagcaaagaagagaaaaatgctGGGGGAGGATGCAAATGGACGTGCAGGAAAGTATTTGAAGtgtgaaaataatataaaaatgagCAAGAATTGTCCCCGATGAGCAGAATTTGAGCTAGCAAGTTAAGATATTCCCATAGCTTGGCCGGCATAGTACAGACGGATATATGGAGGTAAATAGCTAATTGCCAAGAACACGTCACTTTAATAGTGATTTTTAACTATTTAATCATGCAAATGTTTTTTGATCATAAATAACACAAAGTAACTAACATATAAGCtatcaatattttcttttccaATTACAATAGCGATgggttttttttctttaaacgtGCAATCGATTATGTCAACACAGCACTAAATATGTTGCAACTATcagtatatataaaaaatgttGGCAAGTATCAGTCATTTTATATACTATACGGTTGAGCAAAAAATCTTTAGATTAATTATTACTGTGTGCTAAATATGTGTCATCACTTATCAGAAATACAATTCAATGTACATGCTGTGTATATGTCGCCAAAAATACCATTAAGTTACAAGAGAACAAATGAAAAATgtataatctataataaataAAGTTATTTGTTCATTTATTAATGTGTATGCATACATAATGCAAGTGCCACGTTACCAGTTACTAACATACATTTACGTCAGAGAGGAAACGGAAATTTGTCTAAAAGATTCAGTAAGATATCCATAGGTGATATACCAACCGACTTGTATAAAATTCCATCTATGTTCTGTTTTTAGTACATTACACTGCTGTTTGAGAACTAGATTAAAAAACAAGAACTACTTACAAGTAAATATGTGATTCTCACTACTAAGTCATGGCTAAGAAGATAAAAGACTGGATGGGACTACCATTAAGAAAACAAGAAAATTAAAGGTACTTTTTCATATACGAGCCAAACGTTGCCTCAGGCTCCATTTGTTCCAATTTGTTGATGAACGAACCGCTACTCATAAACTATCAAAACACAGTAGCATAATTGTGGAAGTCGATCACCACAATAAGATCAGCTAAATATACTCAGCCTTATCACTTCATTTCTCAAAGACATCATGTTGCGAGGAAATAGATCTGCAAAGCTTCTTGGGACTTGATGATTTTTCTGCCTCTTATGATTCTGACTCTTCCTCTGTTGTAAAGATGAACAGAAATGAGATAATAATATGTCAAGCTTGACAATCACAGAAAAGTTTATTTCTACAAATGTACTACCATATTTGGATGCATAGATATTGAATGTGCAAAAAATAAGTAGATAAAAACACATGCATACCAAATAGTGACATGATTGTTGGCCTCTTTGACttggtattttttttctttagttCCGCTGGGAAAAAACACAAAACCAACAAGATCCATCATAATTCATGCTAAGATTTATACAGAATGAGTAAACAATTGAAGGTACAACAAAAATATGATAAGCTCCATTAGAGCCCTTCGAAAAAAATGACATCCAAACACTATattagagagagagagagacccATTCCAGGCGTTTGATAGTCATTCACTATTTCAAAGTTCTTGTAAGTGTAGCCGACAAAATTGATGTCTTTGGAAGAAAGCATCTGGAagttgaaaaagaaaataagcCTCAGGCCCATCTCAAAATGTGTTCAAGACTGTAATAAAGCCAAGTCAGATAATAAACAAAGCCCATATTTAAAAATTTGGAGAAGAGTATCAGAAGCAGGCATGTGAAGAAATAACCATGGAATTTGCCAGCAATTATGCAGGCTGCAAATACGCTGAACATGTTTCaagcaaaaaaataaataccaaAAAAGTCAAAAAAACAAAAGTTGTTAAAGCGGTGTGCCAGTTTGACTTCCATATCCACTCAGGTTTAACTTACTTGAAACCAGCCTTACATTTGTGAAGTGGAATTAAAACTGGAAACTCAAAATCAACGTCAAGGATAAGAAACAAACCGATACTTTGAGGAATAATCATTGTAAGCCTAAACTTCCGACTGCCTTAAACTTCCATAAATGAAGGAACACATCACATCTCAAAGAAAGCCTGGTTTATTTCTTACCAATTATTATGTGCATTTTGACCACCAAATTTTTTGCTCTACTCTGAGGTACAGTAAAGAATACAAAACTTTACCTCAGTCAAGTATCCGGACttctaaaataaaacaacaGATTTTCCGCAATAAAAagaacaaactcaacaaatttcagTGACTTTCACTCTTCAGCATCACATCTGGAGCAAACCTTGTTTTGAGAAAATTCAACATCTGAATTATATATCTAATATACATTCTTATTCAGATCTGACAGGCTCTAAGACCATTCCAACAAAAATGACAGTAGTTACAAGTCTCTCAGTAGGCAAAAGAAAAAAATCTTCCAGTCAATATTTAGAAGCACTATAATGTGTTTTTATGATGTTATGAACTCCCCATCACAAGTACCTTTTTCCAGGGACCA is part of the Primulina eburnea isolate SZY01 chromosome 1, ASM2296580v1, whole genome shotgun sequence genome and encodes:
- the LOC140831162 gene encoding scarecrow-like protein 23, producing MLGGGSHQEQMNSPSNAMSGIDSDNVSERNKLSQWVEHVTKQLIEDLTEYENETINFQVEDGAGVASVLFDELQPKKGTKKDSDESLGFVPHHSHQWCTDHQIEEDKNGLGFESVKGLMINARSADESGLKLLGLLLECAAAISLDNLGEAHRMLLELKQTASPYSSSCAERVVAYFAMAMSSRVINSWLGVSSPLINCNSLHDAFQAYNHISPFVKFAHFTSNQAILEALHHHDKVHIIDLDIMQGLQWPALFHILATRAEGPPHVRMTGLGSSMELLVETGNQLSNFARRLRMYFEFHPVDKKCGDIADISQLHMRRGEALAVHWLQHSLYDTTGPDWKTLRLLQGLSPRVITLVEQEIAFEGSFLDRFVSSLHYYSTIFDSLGNFLAQDNPARHKVEHSLLYGEINNVLAIGGPARTGENKFRHWRSELSTNGFVPIPISKNSLAQAQLILNMFPPAHGYSLEQRDGTLRLGWKGTSLYTASAWTSIHPLT